The nucleotide sequence TACTTCTTCTTGCGCTTGGGTTCAACGAACTTGGTCCATAAAACCGCCCCGCGCTCGACCTTTTTGGCCACGCCGTCCTTCTGGATGGTTTCGGGCGCGTCAACCAGGGCGGCAAAACCCCACCAGCCGGCAAAAGGCACGGCGTAGCTGAAGACGCCGTTCACGTCGGTCTTGACCACCTGAGCGACCATGTACTCGTTGGGGGCCTCGTAGGCCTTGTCCTTATTGTAGAATTCCACTTCGACCGGCACATCGGCGGCCGGCTTGCCATCGACAAGCAGTTTGCCCGTGAAAACGTTGCCCGCGTAGTTGCCGAAGGGGCGGGTCAGCGGCACAATCTCGGCGGCCAGCCCGACGGGCGCGTCCCAGCCCTCTTCCTCGCCGAAAGCCGGCACCGTCACCTTGGTCAGGTGCTCAATGAACTTGTCCTCGGCCGGTTCGAAATAGGGTTCGGGCACGAGAAAAAATGTGCCCACGCCCGGCTTTTTGAACGTGTACTCGGCGGTCCAGGCGGCGTGGTCCATAATCTTGGCCGGCTTGAGGGCGGGCAGCAGATCGGTCTTCTGGCCGTTGTCCACGACGCCGAAGGCCTTGGGCTTGGCCATGTCCATGCCGTTGCCTTCCATGGGATGGGAAAACGACACCGCCAGCTCCACCTTGGCCTTGGCCTTGTCGGCCACCGTATCCTGGGACGGGATGAC is from Solidesulfovibrio magneticus RS-1 and encodes:
- a CDS encoding DUF4198 domain-containing protein translates to MRTPRFFLASALAPALAVAALTLSAGPALAHFGMVIPSQDTVADKAKAKVELAVSFSHPMEGNGMDMAKPKAFGVVDNGQKTDLLPALKPAKIMDHAAWTAEYTFKKPGVGTFFLVPEPYFEPAEDKFIEHLTKVTVPAFGEEEGWDAPVGLAAEIVPLTRPFGNYAGNVFTGKLLVDGKPAADVPVEVEFYNKDKAYEAPNEYMVAQVVKTDVNGVFSYAVPFAGWWGFAALVDAPETIQKDGVAKKVERGAVLWTKFVEPKRKKK